From the genome of Corallococcus macrosporus DSM 14697:
CTCCACGTCCGGCGCGCGGGCGGGGAGCAGGAGGTGCTCGTCACCCGCGCGGAGTGACGGGCCCGGGCGCTACACCTTGTCCAGCACGCGCGACAGCACCTGCGCGGTGAAGTTCACCAGCGGAATCACGCGCCGGTAGTCCATGCGCGTGGGGCCGATGACGCCCACCGTGCCCAGCACCTGCTCCTGGTTGCCGTAGGGGCTGGCGATGACGGTGACGTCGCCGGCGGCGGAGAAGTCGCTCTCCGCGCCAATGAAAATCTGCATCTCGTTGGCCACCTGCACCCGGTCCAACAGCGACAGCAGCTTGTGCTTCTCGTCCAGGGCCTTGAAGAGCGCGCGCATGCGCTCCACGTCCGCGAACTCCGGCTGCTCCAGGAAGGAGCCCGTGCCCTGGATGAGCACCCGCTCCGTGGCGGCCAGGTCCGTGGCCGCCACGCCCAGCTTCAGCGCCTTGGCCGTCAGCGCGTTGTAGAGCGCCTGCTCCTGGTCCATCTCCGCGCGGATGCGCTCCCGCGCCGACTCCAGCGGCACCTCCCGCAGCAGCTCCGACAGGTAGTTGCTCGCCTTGAGCAGCTCGTCGGAGGTGATGGGGAACTCCACCGTAATCGCCTTGTTGACCACCTGGCCGCTCTGCCCCACCAGGATGGCCAGCACCCGGTCCTCGCGCAGGCGGACGAACTCGATGCGCCGGAACACCGCCGCCTCCGGCCGCGGCGTCACCACCACGCCCGCGTGGCGCGTCAGGGAATGGAGGATGCGGCTGGCCTCGCCCAGCATCTCCGCCAGGTCCGCCTCGTGCGCGAGCCCCGCGTGGATGAACTCCCTGTCGCGCGGCGTCGGGTCCTTCAGCTTCACCAGCGTGTCCACGTAGAAGCGGTAGCCCTGGTCGGTGGGGACGCGCCCGGCCGACGTGTGGGGCTTCTCCAGAAAGCCCAGCTCCTCCAGGTCCGCCAGCACGTTGCGCATGGTGGCCGAGGACACCTCGAACCCCGACCTGCGGGTGAGCTGCTGACTGCCTACCGGCCCGCCCGTGGAGATGTACTCCTGCACGACGGCCCGGAGAACTTCCTTCTCACGTTCACCCAGCTCTTCGGACATCCCTGGCGCTCACTCCGGAGCCACCGGCGCGGCGGCACCCTCCGCGCCCTGGCTCCATGGGAAAGTCTAAGAAAGCGGCCGCGGGCATTCAATCCGGGAGCCGCCCTGGCCCTACGTGCAGGACGGCGCGTCATTCCCAACGCGGACCTTCCAGCCAGCCGGACGGCCGCCCCACCGCACGGGCCCGGTGCCGGCCACTGTACTTCCCCGGCAGGGGCCCGGCTGTGAGGTGTGGCAATGCCCACATGGCCGGCGGGATTCGCCAGCGCTACAAGCCGCGCCGTGCTCGCTCCGCGTGCCGAGTCCCTCCCTGCTCCACAGCCAGCCCCCGTCAGCCTGCCCACCGGAGACGTCGCTCCCGGGGGCGCCCAGCGCGGGTGGCTCGTCGCCAGCCTCCTGTCCCTGTACGTTATTTGGGGCTCCACCTATCTGGCCATCCGGTGGGCGCTGGAAGGTGGCCTGCCCCCCTTCCAGATGTCGGGGGCGCGCTTCGTCTGCGCGGGAGCGCTGCTCTTCGGCGTCCTGTGGCTGAAGGGCGCGCCGGTGCCCACCGGGCGCCAGTGGGCCGCCAGCACCGTGGTGGGGGTGCTGCTGCTGGGCATGGGCAACGGCGGGCTCGTCTTCGCGCAGCAATGGGTCGCCTCGGGCGTGGCCGCGCTGGTGGTGGGCAGCCTCCCCCTGTGGACGGCGCTCTTCGGGGGGCTCTTCGGGCAGTGGCCTGGACGCGCGGAGCGCTGGGGCCTGGCCATTGGCTTTGGCGGCATCATCCTGCTCAACCTGGGCAGTGACATGGGCGGCCGGCTGCTGCCGACGCTGGCGCTGCTGGCGGCGCCCATGAGCTGGGCGTTTGGCTCCGTGTGGAGCCGCCGGCTGCCCATGCCCCAGGGGCTGATGTCCACCGCGGCGCAGATGCTGTGCGGCGGCGCCGTCATCCTGACCTTCAGCCTGGTGATTGGGGAGCGCCCCACGGCCATGCCCACGCCGAAGGCGGTGGCCGCGTTCTTCTACCTGGTCATCTTCGGCTCGCTGGTGGGCTACAGCGCCTACGGCTACCTGCTGCGCAACGCGCGCCCGTCGCTGGCCACCAGCTACGCCTACGTCAACCCGGTGCTGGCGGTGTTCCTGGGCGGCCTGCTGGCGGGCGAGACGATGTCGCCCACGGCCTGGCTGGCCATGGGCGCCATCCTGGGCGCGGTGGTGCTGCTGACGCGCAAGAAGTGACGCGGCTTCCGTTGACGAGCGCTCATTGGTTCGGACGGTAGATGCTCAACGAGCCGCCTTTCGACACAGCGATGACCGGGTGGCCCGCCGCATCCAACGCCAGGGAGGTTGGCACGGCGCCCGAATAATCCCGGACGCGCTCCTTCCGATGAAGCTCACGGGGGTACCAGTTCGCATAGAGGCTTGATGACGAACGGCCTCCGATGAACGTCGTCAACACCCGGCCATGGCCATCCACGGCAACCGTCGGCCAGCGCCGTTTCTCGCCGTCAAGTCCCTCCTCCCAGGAGGTCGCGACTTCGAGGTTCCATGCCGAACCGGACCAGCGAGCCACCACCATCCCGTCATGGTACTCCGAGCCATGCATCTCCCCCCAGACAGCCACGGGGCGACCATCCGGCAGCGTGGCCAGGGCGGGCTGGGTGACTCGATAGCGGTCTGGGAAGTAGCGGTCGTGAAGGAGCCGCTCTCCGAGCGCGGTCCAGCCAGCGCCATTCCAGTGACGGACATGCAGTCCCGCCAATACGTCCGCGGACTCGGCTTCGGCCCACGCCACGAAAATCCCGCCGGAGCCATCCACACTCAACGCGGGCGCATCCGTGGAGACCGTTGAGCCGGGCCCCGTGCCTACCCGCTGGATGTCTCCCAGGGCGAGCCACTGCCCCTCCGTCCAACGTCGCACGCGAACGCCGTCGGAGGCACTCCAGGCCACCACCGGACGGCCCTCGCTGTCCATGGCGAGGGCGACATCATACGGCGCCGCGTCCTCAGCCAGGTTCAGGCGCGCCCCGAGCGGCATCCAGGCCGGGGGCCTCCATTGAAAGACATGGAGCGCGGCACCGGCGCTCGCGGAGTCACGTTGCAGGAAGGCCACCACCGGGTGGCCGTCCGAGCCCAGCGCGAGCTGCGGCCGCGAGACGGTCGCTTCCTCGCGCGCCCCCGGAGCCGCGAACGGCGCGCCCAGGACAGCCCAGACGTTGCCCTCCAAGCGCCCGACGACGATGCGGGCTCCGTCTGTCTCGTTCCGCTCCGTCATGCCATGGCTGTCGGCGACCGCGACCACCAGGGCCCCACCGGACTCCACGGCCAGCGCCGGCCGCCCCGCGACCGAGGCACCCTCCCGTACCCCTGGCGTACGCTCGAAGGAAAAGGCGGGCTCCGACTTGAACGAGGGGACCCTCCAGGACCAGTGGATGCGCGGTCCTGGATAGGGATTGAACTGGGCGGGATTTCCAGCCAGGTCCGTGATGTCCTCGCAGGACATTGAAGCCGAGCCTTCCGACGGCAACAAATAGGGCTGAATCATCGTCGTGGACAAACTCAAGCGGTCGTCGGACAGCGTCATCCGGGAGGACCACTCCTGGTAATCGACCTGGATGCTGGCCATCGGCGCTTCGGCGCTCTTGAGCCGGATGGGCTCCGAGAACGTCACCCGCAGGGTCGCCGTCTCGCTGAAGAGCGTCTCGAAGGCATTGGGAGAACTCGAGCTGACGGTGGGCCCCGTGCGGTCCACCGTCACGGGATGCGCGTCACTCTTGAAGGTATGCCCCTTCCACTCCGCGCGAGCCTGAAGGTGGTGAACGCCCTCCCCTGAGCCGTCCCCTCATTCGAATCAAATGAAGCCGAATGCCTCGCGGAAGACGGCCTGCTCGCGGATGAGCTCGGCGAATTTCTCCATGAGGGGGCGGAGCCACTCCTCTCGCATGTTGGCGAGGGCGCCGTAGTAGATGATGCCTTGCCGAAAGAGAGAGTACTCGCGCGTCTTACGGGTGTCGGCGCGGAACTTCCTGTCGAGCCCCGTCGCTTCGCCCGCAGCGCCGAGCAGCGTCAGCAGCGCCATGGCGAAGGCGGACAGCAGCAACAGTCTGTCGCGGCGCTCGCAGGTGCCGATAGCGATGGCGGACAGGCCCATGCCGAAGCGCAAGTCCTTGATGTCCCGGTGCGTCTCCTCGCAGGTGAATCGACGTCCGTAGGCCTTCACCAACTCGGTGGCAGTGGCTTCCTTGCTGCTGGCCGCCAGAAACCAGGCCTCTTTCATTCCCTTCTGGTGCACGCAGACGACGGCACCCACGCCGAAACGGGCCTGGGTGACGCGCGCTCCGCGCAGCAACTTCGGACGGCCCGTCGGGGGCACCCACTCCTTCGCCTTGTGCACCTCCCCTCCGGCACTTTCGACGTGCACGACGCCACGAAAGCGAATGACGTAGCCGAAGCTGAGTCTGTCCAGCAATTCATACAGGGCGACGTCTCCGAATCCTCGGTCCGCGAGCACCGTCACCTCCACGTCGGAGGGCAGCACCTGGTGCAACCGCTCCAGCAACGCGTCCTCATGGGCATTGCGCTGCCCGGCCAACTCGCTCTTGGGCACCGTCTTCCACAGCAACGGCGTGGCGCGGCCGTGGCGGGTGACAAGCTGGATGGCGACCGTGGTGTGGTCGTCCGACTCGAAGTCCGTCCAGTCAATGGTGACTGTCACCGCTTTGCGCTCGGCCACCACGAAGGGCACCCACTGCGCGAACAGTCGCCACACGTCGACGCCAGAGTTGGACAGCAGTCGGTCCACCTGCTTGATGGCGTGCTTGCCTTCCAACCCCCGCGCCTGGGAGAGCGCCAGTCCGATGGCCCTCACCGAGAGGCTGGCGGCGTGCACGGCGCCCAAGGTGGCATTGGACAGCGACAGCACACGCTTGGCATGGGTGTCCGGGCCGACGGCTTCCTCAATGAACCGATGCACCTCGGCGTGCGTTATGGATTTCGACATGCTCCGCACGATGCAGGACAACCTCTGGCGCCGAAAAGCGCGCGCCTCACTGCCGCTTCCCGCGCTGCTCCGGCACCAGCCAACCGCTGGGGACGGCCCTTGACGCTCGGCTCAAATGAGGGGACGACTCAGCGCCCTCCCTGAACACGGTTGTGTCCCAGGTGAACTGGAAGGGAGGCAGCAGCGTGGCCAGCGGCTCTCCACTCCGGAGGAGTTCAATCTTGTCCGGAGTACCGCCCTGCGTCTGCACTGTGACGAGGAGCGAACCGTTCACATATTCCATGCCTCGCGAGTTGTTGATTTCCAGGTGCAGTGGGTCAACGGGAGGAGGCGTCCGAGGAGTCCCGTCGGAGAGTTCGCCGCACCCCAACAGGGGCAGCGTGGCGAAGAGCAATGCGGAACGCGCGGAAGGACACGAGAAAGAGCGAGGCATCACGGCTCCAGGCATGACGTGCTTCATTTGGACACGTGAGCCCGTCCGGCTGGGAACCTGCCATGTCAGAAGTTCCAGCCAAGTCCGATGCCGGCGCTCGCGAGCGCCCTCAGCGCATTCCCCTGGGGCAATGGCATCACGGCGCCGCCCACGGAGCCGGTGACGACCAGCGACACCCGTTCAACGCCCAGCCACGCCGAAGCGCTCACGCCACCGTACGGCGCCGTCCCCGTGCTGGACGTGCCCGCCTCGCGCTGGCGGAAGTACAAGGCGCCCAGCTCCGGACCGAGCGTCAGCGCGCTCCACTGTCCCTGGAATCTGCGCCCCATGCCCAGCCGCAGGGACCACTCCGTCTGCCGGAGCCCGCCGCTCACGACGGACTTGCTGGCGCGCCCGGCGACGGTGCCCCACACCACGTCCAGGAGGCCCGGCTGGATGGGCGCGTTGAACAAGGCCTGGAGCTGCCCCCCGACGCTCGAACCGAAGTTGCTGGCGGTCCGCGTCGCGAAGGCGCCGCCCAGGTGCAGCGCGCCCCGCCAACCCGAAGCGCCCTTCGCCTGCATCGCCACCAACGTCCCCTCGCGAAGCAGCGACTCATCCACCAGCACGTGCCCCTTCTCCGGCACCGCGACGCGCAGCTCCAGCCACGAGGCCTCCCGCCGCGAGCGCAGCCGGTAGCCCCCGGGCGGCAGGGCCAGCATCACCGGGCCACTCCCCTTGGAGAACACGCCCATCACCATGCCGTCCTGCTCCGACGCCACCACCCACTCGCCCGGCTCGGGCACGGTGATGAGCAGCCGGCTGGGCGCGAGCACGGGCTCGGTGAGCACCAGCTCCCCCTGCCCCTTCAAGTCGAAGTGGAAGTTCGGGTGCTGCGTCCCCGCGCGGGTGAGCAGCGTGGACTCCACCGTGCGCCCATACGCGTAGGCATAGGACTCCTGGAGCGTGACGCGCCCGTCCCGGTTGAGGTCTCCCGCGCCACGCAGCCCCGCCAGCAGGTGGTGCGTGAAGAAGGAGCCCTGGAGGTCATCGGCCTCCTGCGAGGCCTCGTCCGCGCTGGACGACGTGACGATGACGCGCCCCTTGATGGCGGGCGTGGCCCACTGCACCAGCCGCTCCTCCACCGGCTCCAGCCCCTTGACGCGGGTGGCGGCGCCGGAGCGGCACGAGTCAATGAACATCACCGCCACGCCCACCGGCGACGCCTCCATGAACGACACCAGCTCCTTCACGGGAAGGCGCGTCCCGGAGAGGTGCAGGGCCTCACCGTCAGCGTGGCTCGACACGTAGACGAGGAGCTGGTCACCCGGCGTGGCATCCCGCGCCATGCGCTCCCGCAGCGTCCCGAGCGCCGCCTTCACCCGGCTCGCGTCCGCGCCCAGGACGACCTGGGCGTCCTCCGGGAGCAGACCGCCCGCGTCCCGGAACAGGGTGAACATGCGGCGCGCGTCCGCGTCCGCGAAGCGCAGGGGCTCATCGGCGGACAGCCCCTGGTTGGCGCCGATGAGCAGCGCGTAGCGCCTGGGAGGCGGCGCGTCGTCGGCGGGGGACTGTGACAACAGCGCGGCGGTCAGCAGCGAGAGCAGCATCATGGGCTGGAGCTCACGGGGACGGCGAGACGGTGGTGGTGCGCCGCGCCGTCAACGGGCATGGGCGGCTGACAATCCGAGGGCAACTGCTGAGCGGCGCACGCGGCGGCGCGAATCGCCAGGGCCGCGCGGCCCGGCTCGACGGGAAGCGGCGCATCGGAGAAGAACGCATCCAGCACGAAATCACCGGGCGTGACGATGAACGTGGGCGGCATCGTCAGCGTGGCCGGGTCTCCCGACTGCGTGCCCCGCGAGGGCCACAGCAGCGATACCTTGCCCGCCGCGTCCGTGGCGAACACCAGCACGTACCGATAGGGCGCTGTCTTCAGCGAG
Proteins encoded in this window:
- the hrcA gene encoding heat-inducible transcriptional repressor HrcA; protein product: MSEELGEREKEVLRAVVQEYISTGGPVGSQQLTRRSGFEVSSATMRNVLADLEELGFLEKPHTSAGRVPTDQGYRFYVDTLVKLKDPTPRDREFIHAGLAHEADLAEMLGEASRILHSLTRHAGVVVTPRPEAAVFRRIEFVRLREDRVLAILVGQSGQVVNKAITVEFPITSDELLKASNYLSELLREVPLESARERIRAEMDQEQALYNALTAKALKLGVAATDLAATERVLIQGTGSFLEQPEFADVERMRALFKALDEKHKLLSLLDRVQVANEMQIFIGAESDFSAAGDVTVIASPYGNQEQVLGTVGVIGPTRMDYRRVIPLVNFTAQVLSRVLDKV
- a CDS encoding IS4 family transposase codes for the protein MSKSITHAEVHRFIEEAVGPDTHAKRVLSLSNATLGAVHAASLSVRAIGLALSQARGLEGKHAIKQVDRLLSNSGVDVWRLFAQWVPFVVAERKAVTVTIDWTDFESDDHTTVAIQLVTRHGRATPLLWKTVPKSELAGQRNAHEDALLERLHQVLPSDVEVTVLADRGFGDVALYELLDRLSFGYVIRFRGVVHVESAGGEVHKAKEWVPPTGRPKLLRGARVTQARFGVGAVVCVHQKGMKEAWFLAASSKEATATELVKAYGRRFTCEETHRDIKDLRFGMGLSAIAIGTCERRDRLLLLSAFAMALLTLLGAAGEATGLDRKFRADTRKTREYSLFRQGIIYYGALANMREEWLRPLMEKFAELIREQAVFREAFGFI
- a CDS encoding Ig-like domain-containing protein → MTVDRTGPTVSSSSPNAFETLFSETATLRVTFSEPIRLKSAEAPMASIQVDYQEWSSRMTLSDDRLSLSTTMIQPYLLPSEGSASMSCEDITDLAGNPAQFNPYPGPRIHWSWRVPSFKSEPAFSFERTPGVREGASVAGRPALAVESGGALVVAVADSHGMTERNETDGARIVVGRLEGNVWAVLGAPFAAPGAREEATVSRPQLALGSDGHPVVAFLQRDSASAGAALHVFQWRPPAWMPLGARLNLAEDAAPYDVALAMDSEGRPVVAWSASDGVRVRRWTEGQWLALGDIQRVGTGPGSTVSTDAPALSVDGSGGIFVAWAEAESADVLAGLHVRHWNGAGWTALGERLLHDRYFPDRYRVTQPALATLPDGRPVAVWGEMHGSEYHDGMVVARWSGSAWNLEVATSWEEGLDGEKRRWPTVAVDGHGRVLTTFIGGRSSSSLYANWYPRELHRKERVRDYSGAVPTSLALDAAGHPVIAVSKGGSLSIYRPNQ
- the yedA gene encoding drug/metabolite exporter YedA; its protein translation is MPTWPAGFASATSRAVLAPRAESLPAPQPAPVSLPTGDVAPGGAQRGWLVASLLSLYVIWGSTYLAIRWALEGGLPPFQMSGARFVCAGALLFGVLWLKGAPVPTGRQWAASTVVGVLLLGMGNGGLVFAQQWVASGVAALVVGSLPLWTALFGGLFGQWPGRAERWGLAIGFGGIILLNLGSDMGGRLLPTLALLAAPMSWAFGSVWSRRLPMPQGLMSTAAQMLCGGAVILTFSLVIGERPTAMPTPKAVAAFFYLVIFGSLVGYSAYGYLLRNARPSLATSYAYVNPVLAVFLGGLLAGETMSPTAWLAMGAILGAVVLLTRKK
- a CDS encoding caspase family protein, producing MMLLSLLTAALLSQSPADDAPPPRRYALLIGANQGLSADEPLRFADADARRMFTLFRDAGGLLPEDAQVVLGADASRVKAALGTLRERMARDATPGDQLLVYVSSHADGEALHLSGTRLPVKELVSFMEASPVGVAVMFIDSCRSGAATRVKGLEPVEERLVQWATPAIKGRVIVTSSSADEASQEADDLQGSFFTHHLLAGLRGAGDLNRDGRVTLQESYAYAYGRTVESTLLTRAGTQHPNFHFDLKGQGELVLTEPVLAPSRLLITVPEPGEWVVASEQDGMVMGVFSKGSGPVMLALPPGGYRLRSRREASWLELRVAVPEKGHVLVDESLLREGTLVAMQAKGASGWRGALHLGGAFATRTASNFGSSVGGQLQALFNAPIQPGLLDVVWGTVAGRASKSVVSGGLRQTEWSLRLGMGRRFQGQWSALTLGPELGALYFRQREAGTSSTGTAPYGGVSASAWLGVERVSLVVTGSVGGAVMPLPQGNALRALASAGIGLGWNF